A single window of Kitasatospora sp. HUAS MG31 DNA harbors:
- a CDS encoding AraC family transcriptional regulator, producing the protein MLERLNQALDHLEARLDRELDLAEVARISAVSEYHFRRLFSALAGMPLPVYVRRRRMTLAGAEVLAGELTLLDVAVRYGYGSGEAFARAFRSVHGIGPGEARRTGAVLTAQPRLSFRLVVEGGATMRYRIVEKEAFRVVGRKARLPLVHEGVNEAAVAHLKSLDEQAIVRMKELPGQEPEGILSAVVYLTGSREEGAEADYWIGVVTAPGAAAEELDTLDVPAGIWAVFDNHGPCPSALQELWRDVFTHWFPSNPYTSRTGPELLLTKPVETGAETDSQLWIPVERAVGAARHEVTGLLSPES; encoded by the coding sequence GTGCTGGAGCGGCTGAATCAGGCGCTGGACCACCTGGAGGCCCGCCTCGACCGGGAGCTCGACCTGGCCGAGGTGGCCAGGATCTCGGCGGTGTCGGAGTACCACTTCCGACGGCTGTTCTCCGCGCTCGCCGGGATGCCGCTCCCGGTCTACGTGCGTCGCCGGCGGATGACGCTCGCCGGGGCCGAGGTGCTGGCCGGGGAGCTGACGCTGCTCGATGTCGCGGTGCGGTACGGGTACGGCTCGGGCGAGGCGTTCGCCCGGGCGTTCCGGTCGGTGCACGGCATCGGGCCGGGCGAGGCCCGGCGTACGGGTGCGGTGCTCACGGCACAGCCGCGCCTGTCCTTCCGTCTCGTCGTCGAGGGCGGTGCGACCATGCGGTACCGGATCGTGGAGAAGGAGGCGTTCCGGGTCGTCGGCAGGAAGGCCCGGCTCCCGCTCGTGCACGAGGGGGTCAACGAGGCCGCCGTGGCACACCTGAAAAGCCTGGACGAGCAGGCGATCGTACGGATGAAGGAGCTGCCCGGCCAGGAGCCGGAGGGGATCCTGTCTGCGGTGGTGTACCTGACCGGCAGCCGGGAGGAGGGCGCCGAGGCGGACTACTGGATCGGCGTGGTGACCGCTCCCGGGGCGGCCGCCGAGGAGCTCGACACCCTTGACGTGCCGGCCGGGATCTGGGCGGTCTTCGACAACCACGGGCCCTGTCCGAGCGCCCTCCAAGAGCTGTGGCGAGACGTGTTCACGCATTGGTTCCCCTCGAACCCGTACACGAGCCGGACAGGTCCGGAGCTCCTGCTGACGAAGCCGGTCGAGACCGGTGCGGAGACCGACTCCCAGCTGTGGATCCCGGTCGAGAGGGCCGTGGGAGCGGCGCGGCACGAAGTCACGGGACTCCTGTCCCCGGAGTCCTAG
- a CDS encoding serine hydrolase domain-containing protein: MTDVKGFCEPRFAAVRAALAALLGKEDVGASAAVYLDGEQVVDIWGGYADADRSIGWERDTLVCVNSTTKNMTALCALILADRGELDLSAPVAAYWPEFAAAGKENVLVRHVLSHTAGLPDLSGPTSVERLYDWAGVTAGLAAQAPEWEPGTAAGYHALTFGFLVGEIVRRITGRSLGEFFAGEVAEPLGADFHIGLSTEHDHRVAPLIPPPSLTGEYTAGAPPGPDGTRRENTGAAIRVDDVNSLAWRRAQIPAVNGFGNARSVALVQSVLASGGSAGGVRLLSPQGCEPAWQEVFRGDDRVLAMPMSWTVGFARFGDSFGWGGWGGSLVVSDPGSRLTVAYVMNQMIDRDRQEDNRGMEIVMAAYSGLH; this comes from the coding sequence ATGACCGATGTTAAGGGATTTTGCGAGCCGCGGTTTGCCGCAGTCCGGGCGGCGCTTGCAGCGTTGCTCGGCAAGGAAGACGTGGGTGCCTCGGCGGCCGTCTACCTGGACGGCGAGCAGGTGGTCGACATCTGGGGCGGGTACGCCGATGCGGACCGCTCCATCGGCTGGGAGCGCGACACCCTCGTCTGCGTCAACTCGACGACCAAGAACATGACCGCCCTCTGCGCGCTGATCCTGGCCGATCGGGGTGAGCTCGATCTGTCCGCGCCGGTCGCCGCCTACTGGCCCGAGTTCGCCGCCGCCGGCAAGGAGAACGTGCTGGTGCGGCACGTGCTGTCGCACACCGCGGGACTGCCGGACCTGTCCGGGCCGACGTCGGTGGAGCGGCTCTACGACTGGGCGGGCGTGACGGCGGGGCTGGCCGCGCAGGCGCCCGAATGGGAGCCGGGAACGGCCGCCGGGTATCACGCGCTCACCTTCGGGTTCCTCGTGGGTGAGATCGTCCGCCGCATCACCGGACGCAGTCTTGGCGAGTTCTTCGCCGGGGAGGTGGCCGAACCGCTGGGCGCGGATTTCCACATCGGGCTCTCCACCGAGCATGACCACCGCGTCGCACCGCTCATCCCGCCGCCATCCCTGACCGGCGAGTACACCGCCGGCGCACCGCCGGGACCGGACGGCACCCGCCGGGAGAACACCGGTGCCGCGATCCGGGTCGACGACGTCAACTCCCTGGCCTGGCGCCGTGCGCAGATCCCTGCGGTGAACGGCTTCGGCAACGCTCGCTCCGTCGCCCTCGTGCAGTCGGTGCTGGCGAGCGGCGGCTCGGCCGGCGGAGTACGCCTGCTGTCTCCCCAGGGTTGCGAGCCCGCATGGCAGGAGGTGTTCCGTGGTGACGACCGCGTGTTGGCGATGCCGATGTCATGGACGGTGGGCTTCGCCAGGTTCGGTGACTCCTTCGGCTGGGGCGGCTGGGGTGGCTCGCTGGTCGTGAGCGATCCCGGTTCGCGCCTGACGGTGGCCTACGTCATGAACCAGATGATCGACCGGGACCGACAGGAGGACAACCGCGGCATGGAGATCGTAATGGCCGCCTACAGCGGCCTGCACTGA
- a CDS encoding TetR/AcrR family transcriptional regulator, giving the protein MPLELLRTPPPKERADAARNRVAVLEAAARLFAEHGVEAVSMDQVAAAAGVGKGTLFRRFGDKSGLAVALLDARERVLQEAVLHGPPPLGPGAPAGERLAAFLNAYFDYLLEHLALVRMSETATPGARYRIGAYRFWHRHVAILLAAAPDPDHTAHALLAALAADHVAALLPELGEQRMRAGLLYLAQSAM; this is encoded by the coding sequence ATGCCCTTGGAACTCCTACGGACGCCGCCGCCCAAGGAGCGCGCGGACGCGGCCCGCAACCGGGTCGCGGTGCTGGAGGCGGCCGCCAGGCTGTTCGCCGAGCACGGGGTCGAGGCCGTGTCCATGGACCAGGTGGCCGCGGCCGCAGGCGTCGGCAAGGGCACCCTGTTCCGCCGGTTCGGCGACAAGTCGGGGCTGGCCGTCGCGCTGTTGGACGCTCGCGAGCGCGTGCTGCAGGAGGCGGTGCTGCACGGGCCGCCCCCGCTCGGCCCCGGGGCCCCGGCCGGCGAGCGCCTGGCCGCGTTCCTCAACGCCTACTTCGACTACCTGCTGGAGCATCTGGCGCTGGTCCGGATGTCCGAGACCGCCACGCCCGGAGCCCGGTACAGGATCGGGGCCTACCGGTTCTGGCACCGTCATGTGGCGATCCTGCTCGCTGCCGCACCCGACCCCGACCACACGGCCCACGCCCTGCTCGCCGCCCTGGCGGCCGATCACGTCGCCGCACTCCTGCCGGAGCTCGGCGAACAGCGGATGCGTGCCGGTCTGCTGTACCTCGCCCAGTCGGCGATGTGA
- a CDS encoding rhodanese-like domain-containing protein produces the protein MTALVTRAELAEAIEADAVTVVDTLGGEYYAQQHLPGALALVLADVDAQAPTVLPDRDAAIVTYCSNPACPNSGQVADRLTKLGYTNVRKYREGIQDWVEAGLPTETA, from the coding sequence ATGACCGCACTCGTCACCCGTGCCGAACTGGCGGAAGCGATCGAGGCCGACGCCGTGACCGTCGTCGACACCCTCGGCGGGGAGTACTACGCCCAGCAGCACCTGCCCGGAGCCCTGGCGCTGGTCCTGGCCGACGTCGACGCCCAGGCGCCCACCGTGCTCCCCGACCGCGACGCCGCAATCGTCACGTACTGCTCCAACCCGGCATGCCCCAACAGCGGACAGGTCGCCGACCGGCTCACCAAGCTCGGCTACACCAACGTCCGCAAGTACCGCGAGGGCATCCAGGACTGGGTCGAGGCGGGACTCCCCACCGAAACCGCCTGA
- a CDS encoding class I SAM-dependent methyltransferase, which yields MREHRLDAWDAGDAYDRFMGRWSRLVADEFIAWLDAGAGLRWLDVGCGTGALTAAVADRCRPRLILGVDRSEGFVTAAVTATPAPAVFAVADALSLPVRDRACDVAVSGLALNFVPEPATAVAEAARTVKPGGVVAAYVWDYSQGMAFLRFFWDTAVSVDPSAAPLDEGRRFSVCRPDRLRALWTGAGLTEVALDAIDVSTDFADFDEFWAPFLSGQGPAPGYVTTLAPAARVLLRDTLHRTAPTRPDGSITFTARAWAIRGRRTDD from the coding sequence ATGAGGGAACACCGGCTGGACGCGTGGGACGCCGGCGATGCCTACGACCGGTTCATGGGCCGATGGAGCCGCCTGGTGGCCGACGAGTTCATCGCCTGGCTCGACGCCGGAGCCGGCCTGCGCTGGCTGGACGTGGGGTGCGGGACGGGCGCGCTGACCGCGGCCGTGGCCGACCGCTGCCGCCCACGTCTGATCCTCGGGGTGGACCGGTCCGAAGGCTTCGTGACCGCGGCGGTCACTGCCACCCCAGCGCCGGCCGTGTTCGCGGTCGCCGACGCCCTGTCGCTGCCTGTGCGTGACCGGGCGTGTGACGTGGCCGTGAGCGGATTGGCACTCAACTTCGTTCCCGAACCGGCCACGGCTGTGGCCGAGGCGGCTCGCACGGTGAAGCCGGGCGGGGTCGTCGCCGCGTACGTGTGGGACTACTCGCAGGGCATGGCGTTCCTGCGTTTCTTCTGGGACACCGCGGTCTCGGTCGATCCGTCGGCCGCTCCGCTGGACGAGGGCCGCCGCTTCTCCGTCTGCCGCCCGGATCGGCTGCGCGCCCTGTGGACCGGGGCGGGGCTGACCGAGGTCGCCCTCGACGCGATCGATGTATCGACCGATTTCGCCGACTTCGACGAGTTCTGGGCGCCGTTCCTCAGCGGGCAGGGCCCCGCTCCCGGATACGTGACCACCCTCGCCCCCGCCGCCCGCGTCCTGCTGCGCGACACCCTCCACCGGACCGCACCCACCCGGCCCGACGGATCGATCACCTTCACCGCCCGCGCGTGGGCCATCCGCGGGAGACGAACCGACGACTGA
- a CDS encoding TetR/AcrR family transcriptional regulator, whose amino-acid sequence MTEPTGRRERKKAQTRQSLADAALQLFLERGYDQVGVKDVADAADVSVTTLFKHFSSKEALVFDQDDDLEAALVAAVRERPPGQSIPQALREHLLLKQTQLAVHAADPRFADFMRLVQETPALRDYAHRMWTRHEAALTKAIAEAVGAPEGDVSCAALARFALEARSLILRHAEPCRAADEAFALLEHGWAASHPTSRP is encoded by the coding sequence GTGACCGAACCGACCGGGCGCCGCGAGCGCAAGAAGGCCCAGACCCGCCAGTCCCTGGCCGACGCCGCACTTCAGCTCTTCCTCGAACGCGGCTACGACCAGGTCGGCGTCAAAGACGTGGCCGACGCCGCCGACGTCTCGGTGACCACCCTGTTCAAACACTTCTCCAGCAAGGAAGCCCTGGTCTTCGATCAGGACGACGACCTGGAAGCGGCACTCGTCGCCGCCGTGCGCGAACGTCCCCCGGGCCAGTCGATCCCGCAGGCGTTGCGCGAGCACCTCCTGCTGAAGCAGACCCAGCTCGCCGTCCATGCCGCGGACCCGCGGTTCGCCGACTTCATGCGCCTGGTGCAGGAGACCCCCGCGCTCCGCGACTACGCCCACCGCATGTGGACACGCCACGAAGCCGCCCTGACGAAGGCCATCGCCGAGGCCGTAGGCGCGCCCGAGGGCGACGTCAGCTGCGCCGCCCTGGCCCGTTTCGCCCTGGAGGCCCGCAGCCTCATCCTGCGGCACGCCGAACCATGCCGAGCCGCCGACGAGGCCTTCGCACTGCTCGAACACGGCTGGGCAGCCTCCCACCCGACCAGCCGACCATGA
- a CDS encoding FAD-dependent oxidoreductase produces the protein MNSARDPRIAIVGAGLGGLTCARVLQQHGRSVAVFERETSADARPQGGTLDMHPDTGQAALRSAGLLDRFHALARPEGDEWRVLDFATGALLTQQVPSTDGGRPEIDRGQLRGLLLDSLTAGTVRWGRAVSGVTPLTDGTCRLLFDDGTAEDFDLVVGADGAWSRVRPALSHAAPAYTGVTFVETGFDHCDTRHPDLARLVGNGSMLAKGTGRSLVAQRNSNGHIRAYIALRAPQDWHVAAGIDLGDQRAVRTQLLRMFDGWDESLRYVLRNSDNGFVNRPLFVLPAPHTWQHVPGVTLLGDAAHLMPPVGLGANLAMLDGSDLAHALVTASGVGDAVRAYERIRLPRSIEAATGSAQGLDHLVPATAS, from the coding sequence ATGAACTCCGCTCGTGACCCCCGCATCGCGATCGTCGGCGCCGGCCTCGGCGGCCTCACCTGCGCCCGGGTCCTGCAGCAACACGGCCGCTCCGTCGCAGTCTTCGAACGCGAGACATCCGCCGACGCCCGCCCGCAGGGCGGCACCCTCGACATGCATCCCGACACCGGCCAGGCCGCCCTGCGTTCGGCGGGGCTCCTCGACCGGTTCCACGCCCTCGCCCGCCCCGAAGGAGATGAGTGGCGCGTCCTCGACTTCGCCACCGGCGCCCTCCTGACGCAGCAGGTGCCGTCCACCGACGGCGGCCGGCCGGAGATCGACCGGGGCCAGCTGCGCGGCCTGCTCCTGGACTCGCTCACCGCGGGCACGGTGAGGTGGGGCCGCGCCGTCAGCGGGGTCACTCCGCTGACGGACGGCACCTGCCGGCTGCTCTTCGATGACGGCACCGCCGAGGACTTCGATCTGGTGGTCGGCGCCGACGGCGCCTGGTCACGCGTCCGCCCGGCCCTCTCGCACGCCGCACCCGCCTACACCGGCGTCACCTTCGTCGAGACCGGATTCGACCACTGCGACACCCGTCACCCCGACCTCGCACGGCTGGTCGGCAACGGATCGATGCTGGCGAAGGGCACCGGCAGGTCCCTGGTCGCCCAGCGCAACAGCAACGGCCACATCCGCGCCTACATCGCGCTCCGCGCGCCGCAGGACTGGCACGTGGCCGCCGGTATCGACCTCGGCGACCAGCGAGCCGTGCGGACTCAGCTGCTGAGGATGTTCGACGGCTGGGACGAGAGCCTGCGCTACGTCCTGCGCAACAGCGACAACGGGTTCGTCAACCGGCCCCTGTTCGTCCTGCCCGCCCCGCACACCTGGCAGCACGTTCCCGGCGTCACGCTGCTCGGCGATGCCGCACACCTGATGCCCCCGGTCGGACTGGGCGCCAATCTCGCCATGCTCGACGGATCCGACCTCGCCCACGCCCTCGTCACCGCATCCGGCGTCGGCGACGCCGTCCGCGCCTACGAGCGCATCAGGCTGCCGCGCTCGATCGAGGCCGCGACGGGCAGTGCGCAGGGACTCGACCACCTCGTTCCCGCGACGGCCTCCTGA
- a CDS encoding GntR family transcriptional regulator, translating to MPQTTHVSPSVGKQLLSEQVYTHLRDAIMRGDHAPGDALKPQDLAKEQGVSLAVVREALVRVVGEGLADRLPNRGFAVPAFSDRRWQEIAEARRTIEPVMLRMSIERGDVEWEARVRAAHHRLARTPAYVPEEGRHYSSAWAETHRLFHRTLLEGCGNLVLLETFDRMWTASELARRWSAHLNPDRDGLLEHRRLEEAALARDADTAAEVLTRHLTQTAAGLTDCPTTSPRTKPDAPRPPGPRPHLTTPDH from the coding sequence GTGCCTCAGACGACCCACGTCTCCCCCTCGGTGGGGAAGCAGCTGCTCTCCGAGCAGGTCTACACCCACCTCCGGGATGCGATCATGCGCGGGGACCACGCCCCCGGTGACGCCCTCAAACCCCAGGACCTCGCCAAGGAGCAGGGCGTGAGCCTGGCCGTCGTGCGTGAGGCGCTCGTCCGGGTGGTCGGCGAGGGCCTCGCCGACCGGCTGCCCAACCGCGGCTTCGCCGTCCCGGCCTTCTCCGACCGTCGCTGGCAGGAGATCGCGGAGGCCCGCCGGACCATCGAGCCGGTCATGCTGCGGATGTCCATCGAACGCGGCGATGTGGAGTGGGAAGCCCGCGTGCGAGCCGCCCACCACCGTCTGGCCCGCACCCCGGCGTACGTACCGGAGGAGGGCAGGCACTACAGCAGCGCATGGGCCGAAACCCACCGCCTCTTCCACCGCACCCTGCTGGAGGGGTGCGGCAACCTCGTCCTGCTGGAGACCTTCGACCGGATGTGGACCGCGAGCGAGCTGGCCCGCCGCTGGTCTGCGCACCTCAACCCCGACCGGGACGGCCTCCTGGAACATCGCCGGCTGGAGGAGGCGGCCCTCGCCCGTGACGCCGACACCGCAGCCGAGGTCCTGACCCGGCACCTCACCCAGACCGCGGCCGGACTGACCGACTGCCCCACCACAAGCCCACGAACGAAGCCTGACGCGCCTCGCCCACCCGGCCCACGTCCACACCTGACCACACCTGACCACTGA
- a CDS encoding SCO6745 family protein, with translation MTSLEASTGRRCHNAVNPLHAAVYFAPEPEEELAALGLERGAMVYLASRAAPLGAVDAGTVTATFYNFNHEHVQRYIPAAWTVTTPEEVLTARLRGADRTLQRLLGKESLTSTGMTEAAELALHATEACRREARPLYAANADLPVPDEPHLALWHAATLLREHRGDGHLAALAIAGLSGIEALVLHNATGTAPTSALLMRTRGWSAQQWDTARDRLRERGLLDEAGDLTQAGTTLREETEALTDRLDAAPYDHLGPAATARLTELAGGLSTTLRAAGAFPAVHFGKG, from the coding sequence ATGACGTCCCTCGAGGCGAGCACGGGCCGCCGCTGCCACAACGCCGTCAACCCCCTGCACGCGGCGGTGTACTTCGCACCGGAGCCGGAGGAGGAACTCGCGGCACTCGGTCTGGAACGCGGAGCCATGGTCTACCTCGCGAGCCGCGCGGCACCGCTCGGGGCCGTCGACGCGGGCACCGTCACAGCGACGTTCTACAACTTCAACCACGAGCACGTGCAGCGGTACATCCCCGCCGCGTGGACCGTGACCACACCGGAGGAGGTGCTCACGGCACGGCTGCGCGGCGCGGACCGGACGCTGCAGCGGTTACTCGGCAAGGAGTCCCTCACGTCCACGGGCATGACCGAGGCGGCCGAGCTGGCGCTGCACGCCACCGAAGCCTGCCGCCGAGAGGCCCGGCCGCTGTACGCCGCCAACGCCGACCTCCCCGTACCCGACGAACCGCACCTGGCCCTGTGGCACGCCGCGACACTGCTGCGCGAGCACCGGGGTGACGGCCACCTCGCCGCCCTGGCCATCGCCGGCCTGTCCGGCATCGAGGCGCTGGTGCTGCACAACGCCACCGGCACGGCCCCGACATCGGCACTGCTCATGCGGACCCGCGGGTGGTCCGCGCAGCAGTGGGACACCGCCCGGGACCGGTTGCGCGAGCGCGGCCTGCTGGACGAGGCAGGCGACCTCACGCAGGCGGGCACGACCCTGCGCGAGGAGACCGAGGCACTCACCGACCGCCTCGACGCCGCCCCGTACGACCACCTGGGCCCGGCCGCCACCGCACGTCTCACCGAACTGGCAGGCGGACTCTCCACCACCCTCAGAGCAGCGGGTGCCTTTCCCGCGGTGCACTTCGGCAAGGGCTGA
- a CDS encoding ester cyclase yields MSDSTEAVSKRNAEVVRRYLRVFETKEVAEFQELVAEDVLVHGAGIHGQGRHYPEGAVLTPGLSDCRVQVDDLFSAGDRVTVAFTLTYTHDRSGRDLTMTGVKSYRLREGRIVEFWGETDLYGLLRQAGLVPEQIPPL; encoded by the coding sequence ATGTCCGACTCAACCGAAGCCGTCAGCAAGCGCAACGCCGAGGTCGTCCGCCGCTATCTCCGGGTCTTCGAGACGAAGGAGGTCGCCGAGTTCCAGGAGCTCGTCGCCGAGGACGTCCTCGTTCACGGCGCGGGCATTCACGGCCAGGGGCGGCACTATCCCGAAGGGGCGGTGCTGACTCCGGGGCTGTCCGACTGCCGCGTGCAGGTGGACGACCTCTTCTCTGCCGGCGACCGGGTGACCGTGGCTTTCACGCTCACCTACACCCACGACCGCAGCGGCCGGGATCTCACCATGACGGGCGTCAAGTCCTACCGGCTCCGAGAAGGACGGATCGTCGAGTTCTGGGGCGAGACCGATCTGTACGGCCTCCTCCGACAGGCCGGACTCGTACCCGAGCAGATTCCGCCCCTCTGA
- a CDS encoding alpha-ketoglutarate-dependent dioxygenase AlkB — MVPPESRIADEILSYTLPTEGNLFAELSASVYWEDVGKGRRGAVLTRIDEAGDAPLVRTTTRYGNPTQRFLEVHERLARQIRERAALSVDFNNALIESYTNAYTTMGSHSDQALDLADGSFIAVFSCYQHPEANSPRKLIFESKGSGGERFEMPLTHHSVVMFSVHSNRRFRHKIVLDTPDRTVENPWLGVTFRTSKTFVRFRDGRAHLPQGARLTSADDEQRREFYRLRRRENEETDFVYPSLTYTISESDLMPPLTWRGFE, encoded by the coding sequence ATGGTGCCCCCCGAGTCTAGGATCGCGGACGAGATCCTCTCGTACACCTTGCCGACCGAGGGGAATCTCTTTGCGGAGCTGTCCGCGTCGGTTTATTGGGAAGACGTAGGAAAAGGCCGGCGAGGCGCCGTACTCACCAGGATCGACGAGGCGGGTGACGCGCCCCTCGTCCGGACCACCACGCGGTACGGCAACCCGACGCAGCGATTCCTGGAGGTGCACGAACGGCTGGCGCGGCAGATCCGAGAACGTGCGGCACTTTCGGTCGACTTCAACAACGCCCTCATCGAGAGCTACACGAACGCTTACACCACGATGGGCAGCCATTCCGACCAAGCCCTCGATCTGGCCGACGGGTCGTTCATCGCCGTCTTCTCCTGCTACCAGCATCCCGAAGCAAACTCGCCGAGGAAGCTGATCTTCGAATCGAAGGGCTCCGGCGGCGAGAGGTTCGAAATGCCCCTCACCCACCACAGTGTCGTCATGTTTTCCGTCCACTCGAATCGGCGGTTCAGGCACAAAATCGTCCTGGACACGCCGGACAGGACGGTGGAAAACCCATGGCTGGGTGTCACCTTTCGCACGTCGAAGACCTTCGTCCGGTTTCGCGACGGCCGTGCCCACCTCCCGCAGGGTGCGCGCCTCACGTCGGCCGACGATGAGCAGAGGCGGGAGTTCTACCGACTGCGGCGCCGCGAGAACGAGGAAACGGACTTCGTCTACCCCTCGCTGACGTACACCATCAGCGAGAGCGATCTGATGCCGCCTCTGACCTGGCGGGGTTTCGAGTAG
- a CDS encoding esterase/lipase family protein: protein MRTPVVDLWGPVSPEPRSAISSAPEPHEEWPLNGGTAWVYYSPLNRRQLIRPVILSDGFSSGSSKLDQLWEGLEENGDFRFISELHATGRDVIILGYEDRTASIKDNADTAIDCIRRALSERVGRSKLVVGGFSMGGLITRYALAKMEQDPALPDHEASLHLSYDSPHHGGWLPVSLQAFIHFATDQWSEDPIVGESLRLFSGLLNSPAAKQMARWHIAKVDDTPAPAPERVTFLRELDELGGWPRNVRRIGVANGVDTGTGNGVTAGATAVRGDGETLKDTWLKIQAQGDQVVARLQRTGGEPILVRTSGLPEIDGAPGGLFTLPLPTGDPGSFGLAGLLMTFLRNTVDQDVIRTSCFIPSISAVAAGDIADPKALYTPITPDTSELDAFLCASRNEGHTTMTEELGAWIVNEIVANG, encoded by the coding sequence ATGCGTACCCCTGTCGTTGACCTCTGGGGCCCGGTCTCCCCCGAGCCCCGCTCCGCGATTTCCTCCGCACCGGAGCCGCATGAGGAGTGGCCCCTCAACGGCGGAACCGCCTGGGTCTACTACAGCCCGCTGAACCGCCGACAGCTCATCAGGCCCGTCATCCTCTCCGACGGTTTCTCCAGCGGGTCGAGCAAGCTCGACCAGCTGTGGGAGGGCCTGGAGGAGAACGGCGACTTCCGCTTCATCTCCGAACTCCACGCGACCGGCCGGGACGTGATCATCCTCGGGTACGAGGACCGGACGGCGTCGATCAAGGACAACGCCGATACCGCCATCGACTGCATCCGGCGCGCGCTCAGCGAGCGGGTGGGCCGTTCGAAGCTGGTCGTGGGCGGCTTCAGCATGGGCGGCCTGATCACCCGCTACGCGCTGGCCAAGATGGAGCAGGACCCTGCCCTTCCCGACCACGAGGCGTCTCTCCACCTCTCGTACGACTCCCCCCACCACGGCGGATGGCTCCCCGTCTCCCTCCAGGCGTTCATCCACTTCGCGACGGACCAGTGGAGCGAGGACCCCATCGTGGGTGAATCCCTCCGCCTGTTCTCCGGCCTGCTCAACAGCCCCGCCGCGAAGCAGATGGCGCGCTGGCACATCGCGAAGGTCGACGACACCCCGGCGCCGGCACCGGAGCGGGTGACGTTCCTCAGGGAGCTCGACGAGCTCGGCGGATGGCCGCGGAACGTCCGCAGGATCGGTGTCGCCAACGGCGTGGACACCGGCACCGGCAACGGCGTCACGGCCGGCGCGACCGCGGTCAGGGGCGACGGCGAAACGCTGAAGGACACCTGGCTCAAGATCCAGGCCCAGGGCGACCAGGTCGTCGCCCGCCTGCAGAGGACCGGCGGGGAGCCCATCCTGGTCCGCACCAGCGGCCTGCCCGAGATCGACGGCGCTCCCGGCGGTCTGTTCACCCTGCCGCTGCCGACCGGTGACCCCGGCAGCTTCGGCCTGGCCGGCCTCCTCATGACGTTCCTCCGCAACACCGTGGACCAGGACGTCATCCGCACCTCCTGCTTCATCCCCAGCATCAGCGCCGTCGCCGCCGGGGACATCGCCGACCCGAAGGCGCTCTACACGCCGATCACACCGGACACCAGTGAGCTCGACGCCTTCCTGTGCGCCAGCCGCAACGAAGGCCACACCACCATGACCGAGGAACTCGGGGCGTGGATCGTGAACGAGATCGTCGCCAACGGGTGA
- the soxR gene encoding redox-sensitive transcriptional activator SoxR: MTTHQPDEARATPDDWLAIGEVSARTGAAVSALRFYEELGLIASERDGRNQRRYPRHMLRRVALISVAKRIGIPLQDLREAFADVPLDRPPSHQEWQRASRGWKLRLEERRQTIERLEAELTGCIGCGCLSMKACDLLNPGDALAEDGAGPRRL, translated from the coding sequence ATGACAACTCATCAGCCGGACGAGGCCAGGGCCACCCCCGACGACTGGCTGGCCATCGGCGAGGTCAGCGCGCGGACCGGGGCGGCGGTGTCCGCCCTGCGGTTCTACGAGGAACTCGGCCTGATCGCGTCCGAACGCGACGGGCGCAACCAGCGCCGCTACCCCCGGCACATGCTGCGCCGTGTCGCGCTGATCTCGGTGGCGAAACGGATCGGCATCCCGTTGCAGGACCTCCGGGAGGCGTTCGCCGACGTCCCGCTCGACCGGCCGCCGAGCCACCAGGAGTGGCAGCGCGCCTCGCGCGGCTGGAAGCTCCGCCTGGAGGAGCGCCGACAGACCATCGAACGTCTTGAGGCCGAACTCACGGGGTGCATCGGCTGCGGCTGCCTCTCGATGAAGGCCTGCGACCTGTTGAACCCCGGCGACGCACTCGCCGAGGACGGCGCCGGCCCCCGACGCCTGTAG
- the fdxA gene encoding ferredoxin, with product MTFVIALPCVDVKDKACLDECPVDCIYEGERMLYIHPGECIDCGACEPACPVEAIYFEDDTPEPWRPFNTANDEFFTDLGSPGGSAKLGLIEKDHPMVAALPVQDTV from the coding sequence ATGACGTTTGTGATCGCCCTGCCCTGTGTGGACGTCAAGGACAAGGCATGCCTGGACGAGTGCCCCGTCGACTGCATCTACGAAGGGGAGCGGATGCTCTACATCCATCCCGGCGAGTGCATCGACTGCGGCGCCTGTGAGCCGGCCTGCCCGGTCGAGGCGATCTACTTCGAGGACGACACCCCGGAGCCCTGGCGGCCGTTCAACACGGCGAACGACGAGTTCTTCACCGACCTCGGCTCCCCCGGCGGCAGCGCGAAGCTCGGCCTGATCGAGAAGGACCACCCGATGGTGGCGGCGCTGCCGGTCCAGGACACCGTCTGA